In Gopherus flavomarginatus isolate rGopFla2 chromosome 1, rGopFla2.mat.asm, whole genome shotgun sequence, a single genomic region encodes these proteins:
- the LOC127054836 gene encoding uncharacterized protein LOC127054836, with the protein MMEKGHTRDSVQCRVKVKELRQAYQKTKAANGRSGSGPKTCCFYAELHAILGGCATTTPPLSVDSEVGVVISAMAEDSAEGEDEEEEDGLAVSTQHSVSPNSQELFLTQTELPSQPSQGTSPDSEAMEATSAAHYSSLPTPSRRLSQIRRRKKKMQDEMFSEIMEVTRNERAHLNEWKVVVAKYRKDASECEDRRDQREDRRDEHEDRRDARDERWWQEDQRCRQEDQRWRDATLGLLRNQTDILRRLVDLQEEQRGHRVPLQPLCNHLHHSPCSIFSSPRHVRMHGGRLHAPAHSTPVDSPTKRLSLH; encoded by the exons atgatggaaaaaggccacaccagggactcggtgcagtgcagagtgaaagttaaggagctcagacaagcctaccagaaaaccaaagcagcaaatggaaggtctgggtcagggccgaaaacatgctgcttctacgctgagctgcatgcaattttagggggctgcgccaccactaccccacccctgtccgtggattccgaggtgggagtggtaatctcagccatggctgaggattctgcagagggggaagatgaggaagaggaggatggccttgcagtgagcacacagcactccgttagccccaacagccaggagctttttctgacccagacggaattaccctcccagccctcccaaggcactagcccagacagtgaagccatggaagcgacctctg ctgcacattattcaagcctccctactccatcccgaaggctctctcagataaggcggaggaaaaagaagatgcaagacgaaatgttctcggaaatcatggaagtaacccgcaatgaaagagctcatctgaacgaGTGGAAGgtcgtggtagcaaagtacaggaaagatgccagtgaatgtgaggacaggagggaccaacgtgaggataggagggacgaacatgaagataggagagacgctcgagatgagaggtggtggcaggaagatcagaggtgtaggcaggaagatcagcggtggcgggatgcaacgctggggctgctgcgtaatcaaactgatatcctccgacgtctggtggatcttcaggaagagcagcggggtcacagagtgccgctgcagcccctgtgtaaccaccttcaccactcaccatgttccatattttcctcacccagacatgtaagaatgcatgggggaaggcttcatgcacccgcccactccacccccgtggacagtccaaccaaaaggctgtcattacattga